TCAGTAATACGGGTATTAATACGACACGATGCGTACGGTATTATTCCATGACTACTCCATAGCGGGCTGTTCCGTTGGTCTGCAGCACATAGATTGGCTCCTTTCTGCATTGGCGTTTCACCTTAAGGGGCAATCGCCGGGCTCTAAGTCTCACTGCTGATGTAGTGAGATTCTATATCATTGACTCGCCGTGAATTTCCATGCGCCGAGagcttgctttgcttggcTACTCTTCCGTATTCCTCGAGTATGCAGAATACTCTGCTTTCTGGGTGGGAGACGGGGACGGCCCAGGACCGacattctgcttctgctttcctttctcttggCAGATGAAAGTAAGGTGACGTCTATGTTTTTATACCTTGCTTCATATTTCACCCACCTCTCAAGGCCGGGAACGTGAATTCCCAAAGTCGGCAGTGCCAGCAATGTCAGAATTGGCTCCGGGTTTTCCCCTTGGCCAGACTCTTCAACGCTGTAGAGGGCGGGCAACGAGTACCGCACCTTGCCTGGTGCATAGTGTTTGAGAACTTTTTCCAAGTTGGCGCGCTCCCTCGGAGGCAGGGCCATTCGAAATGGCTTTGCGTAAGAGGGTAGAAAAGGAAGCACGTGGAACTTTGCGGCGACACAGGCGCTCACTCTTATCCAGAAGCGTCCATCCCACAATTTGGCGGTTTTCCACCCACGCCAATGACGGTATCGGCTTGGATGATCGCCATCGGCTTCCAACTTGAGGACACCTGCTCGATAGTTGAGGTAACCGGGCAATTTCCGCTCAGGTAACGGCTGCCTCGAAGAATATGGTGCTCTCGACAGGAGCCACGATGCTGAATTCATCTTGGACACAGGTTCAAAGAGCACGCCTGCAATAGAGAAGGCTTTTGGCGGCGCTATTGGCACGGCGTCGACCGTCTCTGACAAATCTGGGAAGAGCCGGTCTACAGCATTGTCCAGATTGGCGAGAGGCGGCAGATGGAGCTCTGGGGTTACAAATGCAATGAGCTTGCGAATTGCCATGGTGGCCATCAGCCGACGGGAGCGCCTGcgtgcttcttctctggcctGAGCAAACGGCCGCCTCATTTGACGAGGCTTTTCGCTCCAAATTGTGGATACGTCCACGAGTAAAGTACCCGCGTTTGGATCGAAATCCTTGATGACTCCTTCTCGAACCAATAGTCTGTGGGCTTcagcctcttccagctgTGCCCTTCGTCTCGATCGATGAGCTAGTGCCAGGATGGAGGGTTTCTGTAGAGCCTTGGGCAATGTGTGGGCTCTTGTGAGTTGCCGGATGGCATTACGGGTTGTGAGTGTTGGATCCGTATTGGTGCGATCTTCAAACCATTGGACGCCGTTGGCCTCACATGTCGCAATAAGCCGATTCTTATCAAACTCCAAGAGTGGTCGGTATATCATAACACCACCGTCCTCACTCTGCAGGGGAGTCAGATACGGCACGCTAGGGTCAAAATCTCGGGACAGATGCCAGGGAAATGGTCTCGCATTTTCATCGAAGCTGAGATACGACTTGATCTGATCCCACGGCTCTGCTGCTTTGTCGTCTTTCAAAGAGAATCGCAGCCGCTTCATGGCGCGTGCCGGTGGTTTGAAGCTTAGGAAAGGGTGCTTTTGTTTCTGGTCATCGAGGAGGCCACTCTTGTAGACGCTATGCAACTCGTAACACTCTGGAATTGCATTGGCTTGCCGTATGCCTCGGAGGCCTCGGTATCCATGACCGGCGAGCAGCCGCATCAAGACCGTTTCGTACTGATCATCCTGATGATGCGCGAAAAAGAGGCTAGGGGCCTGGAGATATCTACAAGTAGACCCCAGAGCTTGATACCGCATAGTGCGAGCAACACTTTCGACGTTAGGCAAGGTAGTTGGTTCAATGCCATGCCACCTATGCTCCCTCCAGTTCAGGGACTTGATGACGGCCTTGAGGCCAAGCCGCTTCAGCTCCTGAGTGACGCGGGAAGCTTCTTGGGAGCTCTCTTCACGCAGCTTATGGTCAACAACAATACCAAA
The sequence above is drawn from the Trichoderma breve strain T069 chromosome 5, whole genome shotgun sequence genome and encodes:
- a CDS encoding PP-loop family domain-containing protein, with product MSSQTLAFHHASKPISVNEFRDAVLATCRPRFPTAYYARPQRIALAVSGGVDSMAMAYLFSALLRVYRGIKIADNPTESAFGIVVDHKLREESSQEASRVTQELKRLGLKAVIKSLNWREHRWHGIEPTTLPNVESVARTMRYQALGSTCRYLQAPSLFFAHHQDDQYETVLMRLLAGHGYRGLRGIRQANAIPECYELHSVYKSGLLDDQKQKHPFLSFKPPARAMKRLRFSLKDDKAAEPWDQIKSYLSFDENARPFPWHLSRDFDPSVPYLTPLQSEDGGVMIYRPLLEFDKNRLIATCEANGVQWFEDRTNTDPTLTTRNAIRQLTRAHTLPKALQKPSILALAHRSRRRAQLEEAEAHRLLVREGVIKDFDPNAGTLLVDVSTIWSEKPRQMRRPFAQAREEARRRSRRLMATMAIRKLIAFVTPELHLPPLANLDNAVDRLFPDLSETVDAVPIAPPKAFSIAGVLFEPVSKMNSASWLLSRAPYSSRQPLPERKLPGYLNYRAGVLKLEADGDHPSRYRHWRGWKTAKLWDGRFWIRVSACVAAKFHVLPFLPSYAKPFRMALPPRERANLEKVLKHYAPGKVRYSLPALYSVEESGQGENPEPILTLLALPTLGIHVPGLERKAEAECRSWAVPVSHPESRVFCILEEYGRVAKQSKLSAHGNSRRVNDIESHYISSET